A region of the Microbulbifer pacificus genome:
GGATTTCATAACCCGCGGGTGTCTGCATCCACGAATTGAGGGCCAGGATCCAGAAGGCGGAGAGCGTGGTACCCACCGCGACCATCAGCGCGGAAAAGGTGTGGACCTTGCTCGGTACCCGCTTGATGCCAAACAGCATGATGCCGAGAAACGTCGCTTCGAGAAAAAATGCGGTGAGCACCTCATAGCCGAGCAGCGGCCCGGCGATATTGCCCACTTTTTCCATATAGCCCGGCCAGTTAGTACCGAACTGGAACGACATGGTAATACCGCTCACCACGCCCAGTGCAAACGTCAGGGCGAAAACTTTCACCCAGAACCGGTAAGCGCGCATCCACACCGGGTTGCCGGTGAAATCAAAGCGCAGTTTGAAGAAGAACAGGATCCAGCAGAGGGCAATGGTGATGGAGGGGAACAGGATATGAAAACTGATATTGGTGGCGAACTGGATTCGCGACAGCATCAGGGTGTCCAGCGCAATGTCCACAAAGGGTACCTCGTTTCAGGGCTGCGGCCCGACACGGCCGCAGGGGTTACGGCAGTTACTTCGTTTTGTTTTTGGTCGGCTTTTTGGCAGTGGGGGTGGTGGCGGATTTACCGGTTGTTTTGGCTTTCACGCTGGCTTTCATATCCAGCAGTTTGTTGAGCCCGGAACCCAGCTTCATCAGCTTGTGCAGGTCCCTGTGGTCCAGCTTGCTCAGGGTATTGGCGAATTGGTCGAGCATTTCCAGCAGGCTGTACACCTCCTGGATTTTTTCCTGTGCCTGGGCTTCCTGTTCATCGCGGGGATCACTCAGCAGCAACTGGCGCAACAGGGTAAGGGTCGGGTCGAGCTCGCGCTTGCGGCGCTCCTCGAACACGGTGCGCGCCAGATCCCAGATGGAGCCGGCGGCAGTGAAGTAGTCCTTGCGGTCGCCGGGCTGGTGGTGCAGCTCGATCAGCCGCCAGGCCTGCAGCTCCTTCAACCCCATGCTCACATTGCCGCGGCTGATCTTCAGCGCCTCCGCCAGTTGGTCCGCATTCAGTGGCTCGGAATGAATGGTGAGCAGGGCAA
Encoded here:
- a CDS encoding GbsR/MarR family transcriptional regulator — encoded protein: MKLSNQAQAFVLHFGEMGSRWGFNRTVGQMFALLTIHSEPLNADQLAEALKISRGNVSMGLKELQAWRLIELHHQPGDRKDYFTAAGSIWDLARTVFEERRKRELDPTLTLLRQLLLSDPRDEQEAQAQEKIQEVYSLLEMLDQFANTLSKLDHRDLHKLMKLGSGLNKLLDMKASVKAKTTGKSATTPTAKKPTKNKTK